Part of the Acidimicrobiales bacterium genome, CGATCGTCTCCGGGTGACCGCCGAGCTGATCGGACTCGGCGCATGATCCGACGGGTCGCTCCTGCGCTCGTCGTTCTCGCGGTGGTCGCCGCCGCGTGCGGTAGCGAGGCCCCGCCCCGGCCCGCGCTGGCCGACGGGATCGTCGTCAACAACGAGCCGATCATCGTGATCCCCAACCAGTCCGTGGCGATCGATCTCGACGGCGACGGGGTGGAGACGGTCACGTTGAGCGCCGCAGATTCCTTCGATCCTGATCCCGGCGGCGAGATCGTGGAGTACCACTGGACCCGCGGCCTCGATGAGCTCGCCGTCACGCCTGAACTGACCGAGCAGTTCGATGTGGGCGAGCACATCGTCACGGTGTCGGTGCTCGACGACGGTGGTCTCACCGACATCAGGTCGACGGTCGTTCGAGTGCTCGAACCGTACACCGGCACCCCTGAGAGCCCAGACATCGACCTGTGGCAGGGCAGCGAGATCGGCACCGGAGAAGCGGTCGCACAGCGTTGGTTCGACGTGCTCGGAAACGTGTCGGATCCGGATGGGATCGATTCGCTCGTCTACAGCCTCAACGGTGCCGTTCCCGAGAGTCTCTCGTTCGGTCCCAACAGCCGTCGCCTGGTGCGCGAGGGCGATTTCGTGATCGACATTCTGCGATCGGATTTGCTCGAGGGTGTCAACACCGTCGAGATCCGTGCGGTCGACAAGCTCGGCGAGGCGACCATCGCGCTGGTGCAGATCGACAACGTGACACCAGAGAACCCTGCCGCTCGCGACCTGCCGCTCACCGTGGACTGGTCCGAGCAGGAATTGCAAGGGCTCGTCGAGATCGTCGACGGCAACTGGAGGATCGAAGGCGAAGAGGTGGTGATCGACGATTCGGCCGCCGGCTATGACCGCCTGCTGGCGATCGGCGATACGAGCATGGCCGACTTCGATGTGACCACCACGGTCACGCCCGTCGCCTTGCTGGAGAACGTCGGGCCCTTCTCGAACACGCCGGGGTTCGGCTACCTCCTGCGCTGGACCGGCCACAGCAACTCGACCACACCGAACTCGCAGCCGCTCCAGGGATTCCGCCCCGACGACACGGGCAACGTCGCCCCGATCGGGGGCTTCTCCTTCTACACCTTCGACGGTGCGGACGGTCGCCTCGAAATGCAGGACCAAGCGGGTGAGGTCAAGACCTTCGACGAGAGCGTTCAGGTGCGAGTAGGCAGCAGCTATCGCTTCCGTGCCCAGGTGCAGTCCTACCCCGGTGGTGCCGTCTACCGCGCCAAGCTCTGGTCGGTAGGGGCGGGAGAACCCGGATGGCAGGTGAGCTCTGTGGCCGGCCAGGGCACCACCGAGCCGCCGAGCGGCAGCCTCGTGCTCGTCGCCCACGAGATGACGGTGCGGTTCGGTGCGGTGGAGATCTCGCCGATCGCCGCCGCCGATCGTCTCACCATCGACGAAGTCAACTCGCTCCGTCTCCTCCAGAGCTGAACGGTCGGCGCCGGCTCGCCGTCGCCAACCGCCACGCGGCCCACCGGCGGGCCTCGCCCGCGACCACGAGCGGGCGGCGTCCGGTGGCGGCCCACCGGGCCAGCAGGGTGCGAGCGCGCCGGGTCTGACGGCCGTCGAGTGGCGCGTCGCCCACGGCCGTCCACAGCGCTCCCAGAAGGCGAGACTCGGGGAGAGCGGGGCCCTTGGCCGAGGGATCGAACCAGCGCTGGCGCGACTCGCTGTCGGGGTTGGCCCGCACTGACGACGAGGCATGGACGCGGCGCAGGAAGGGTGCTTGGACCGGGGCGAGTCGACCTCGGAATGCCATCTCCACGATGAGCACCTTGTCCGACCCGCCGAACGGCCGGATCAGACCCGTTTCGAGCAGGAGTGTCCGGCGCATGAGTCCGAGGATTGGATTGCAGACGTGGAGGTGGCTGTGGATCGGGTCGGCCAGGAGCTCGGCGAGGCGATCGACCGGGTCGGCGGCATCGGTCCAGATGGCGGCCACCGGTGCTCCCGCGTCCTCGCCGAGTTCGTCGATGTGGCGGGCGTTTCCGTAGCTCACGGCGACGTCGGTGTCGTGGTGGGCAGCCGCCAACTGGTCGAGAAGCCCGGGGGACCAGACGTCGTCGTGGGGGCACCAGGCGAACAGGTCGGCTTCCACGTGATCGAGAATGGTGTTGAAGTTTCCGGCCGCCCCGATGTTGACGTCGTGGTGCACGACCCGCACCGACGGCTCGCCGGCGGCCAGGCCGGCGGCGATTCGCCCGGTGCCGTCGGTGGAGGCATTGTCGGAGATGACGATCTCGTCGGGCGGGCGGGTCTGGTCGAGCAGGGACGCCACACAGGTCTCGAGGTAGCGCTCGCCGTTCCAGACGGGCACCCCGATGCTCACCGAGTCCATCGGATTCCTCCGGGGAGACGGCGCAACACCGGTGCGAACGCAGTGCGCCGATCGGCGCGCACGGCCGCGACGAGGTGGCGGGCCCCGTCGATCGGATGGCTGCGGAGGTCGTGCTTCGCCAGGGAGAGGTGGCCGCGGGCGAGCCGGACCGCCAGCGTCCGGCGCTGGGCCGTGTCGAGTGCGTCGCCTTGGCGGCGAAGGACGTCCCCGTAGAGTGCCACGGTGTGGTGCCAGTAGCGCCGCGAGCGGGTGCCCATTGCATCCATCTGGCGGTTGCCGCTCGTGTCGTCGTCGGTCATCTGGCAGCCCACGCCGGCGACCGCGCACATGGTCCCTCCGATGCCGAGCCGAAGGAAGACGTGAGTGTCGTGGCGCGAGCGGAGTTCGGGCCACAGTCCGTCGACGGCATCCCATGCCGGGCGGGCGAAAACCGATGATTGCAGCATCGTCGGCTGGCGGGGACGGATGACCCATTCGGTTGCGTCGTCGACGAGCGTCCACGGGTCGTCGGCGGTGAAGTCGGCCAACTCGTAGAGCGACGCGTCGTTGCGCTCGGCGGTGGGCCGGCTGGTGTCGGCGAAGTAGACGTTCGCCGCGCCGTCGGTGCCGGCGATTGCGTCGGCGATACGGCTGAGGTGACCGGGAAGCCAGTAGTCGTCGCTGTCGAGAAAGGCGATCCATGGCGCGGAAGTGGCGTTGACCCCTACGTTTCGCGCGATCGCCGGTCCGGAGTTCTCGATGGTCGTCACTCGTACCGTCGGTCCGTAGGCGGCGGCGACGGCCGCGGTGGCGTCGGTCGAGCCGTCGTCGACGATGACGATCTCGGTCGGCGGGCGGGTCTGGCCGAGGACGCTCTCGATCGCCCGTCCGAGTGTGGCGGCGCGGTTGTAGGCAGGAATGACGACGGCGATCTCGGGTTCGGATGTGTTGCTCATGTGGTCTCTTGCGGTTCGGCCGGGATGGTGGCGTCGGTCGGTGGAAGGCGTCTCAGCATGCGGGTCACATCGTGGCGGATCGCCGGAATCATCGCGATGAGACCGAGATAGGCGACCGATGTGACGCTGCATCGGATGATCAGGGCCAGGACGACGGGGAGGTCGTCGGTCGGGCCGGCGGCGACCCACCAGATGCCGAGCAGGGTGACGCCGGCGAGACCGATCGGGACAAGGCGCACGAGAGTGCCCCACGGCGTGACCGGAATCAGCCGGCCCACGAGCACGACGCCCAGCAGTCCGAGCGGTACCCCGAGGATCACGATCGAGGCCGCGACGCCCTCGATACCCCATTGGACGCCGACGATGAAGCCGATGGTCGATGCGACCGTCGTCACCAGCGACCACCAGAACTGGCGGCCGGGATGGCCCATCGCGACCATGGTCGCGCCGGCGTTGCCGAGCACGAGGCGCAGGATGCCGGCCACGGCGATCCACTGCGTGGCGGTGACGGCACTCGACCACTCTTCGCCGAAGGCCCATGGGATGGCGTCGTCGGCCGCGAGTGCGACGACGATCAGCGGACCGGTGACCAGGGCGGCGATGGCGCGCTGGCTCCGGTAGTAGAGGTCGGCCACGGCGGGTCGGTCGTGTTGCAGCCGCGAGAACGTGGGGAGAATGGTGCGGGCGACGGTCTGGCCGACGACCTGGAGAGGAAGCGAGAGCACCCGGTAGGAGAGCGAATAGTCGGCGAGCGGTATCGGACCCTCGACCCGCCCGACCACGACGTTGTCGCCGTTGCCGGACACGAAGTTGAGCATGTTCGTGGCGAGCAGCTTCCCCCCGAATCCGGAGAGCTCGAGGATGTCCGCTCGGCTGGTCTGCCATCGCCGCCGGCGCTCGACGAGGAGGATCCCGACGAGAGTGACGGCGTCGGTCACGATGAACTGTCCGACGATCGCCCAGTAGGACTTGGTGGTCACCGCCCATGTGATGCCGACGATCGCCCCGGCCACCGAGCCCGCGACCTCCGCGGCCGCGAGTGGCCGGAAGCGCATCTCGCGCATGAGCAGGCTCGACGGCACGATTGCGAGCGCCTTGAGCATGACGAGGACCGACAGGACGCGCAGGACGTCAGTGAGTTCGTCGGTGCGGTAGAAGTCGGCGATCAGCGGAGCGACGAACAGCGTGAGCACTGCGACCATCAGACCACTGCCGAGCGACAGCCGAGTGGCCGCACCGATGTCGCCGTCGGTGAGCTCCGGCTTCTGGACGAGCGCGGTGCCGAAACCGAACTGCACGAAGATCACGACGAACGTGACGTAGACCGTCGCCATGCCGACGATGCCGAAGTTCTCCTGACCGAGGACACCGGCGAGCACGAGAGACGTGACCACCCGGAGTCCCTGGCGGCCCCCCAACGACAGCGCGTTCCAGCCGACCGACGAACGGATACTGGTCATGCTCGAAGGGCGATGTCGAGGGCCACCCGATGACGGCCCGACCAGGACGCACGATCGATGTAGGTCATGCGGGTCGCGTCATCATCGAGGCCCCGCTCGACCGCCCGCCGAGCGGCGGCGCCGAACCCCTCGGGCCCGGGCGCGGCCAGCTGGATGGCCAGGTCGTGGCCGGCTTCGGCGGCGATGGGCGGGAGGTCGACCGTGGCGACCGGGAGACCGGCCGCCCGGTATTCGTAGAGCTTGAGTGGACTCATCGCTTCGGTCAGCGACGTGCGGGTGTGCGGGATGAGTCCGACGTCGGAATGGGCGACGATCGCCGCCAGCTCCCGACGGTCGGCTGCCACGTGCAGCTCGGCGCCGAGCCGGCGGAGACGGTCGCGGCGGGCATCGTCCCGGCATGGCCCGACGAGCAGCAGCGTTCCGGAGATCTCGGTGAGCAGCGACTCGTCCACCCGCTCGTCGACGGTGCCGACGTAGGTGTGGATCGGTCGGGGGAGCGACTCGAACCATTCGGGCGCCGGATCGGGCGATCGCCATTCATCGGGATCGATGCCGTTGGGGACTACGGCGGCCGGTCCCGTGGGCGCGATGCGCTCGAGCAGTGGCCGACTGATCGTGAGGACGCCGCGTTCGCGCGCACGCAAGCCCTCGTAGGCCGCGTCGTAGGCCGGCCACCACGGGCGCCGGGGAGGAAACGTCGACCAGTCGTCGCGTCCGTAGTACGTCACCGGCCCGGCCCATGCGAGCGGCGCGAAACCGGCGAAGAGCGGGTCGAAACTGACCACGGCGGGCCGCACGAGGCCGGCGCGGTCGGCGGCGCGGCGAATGGTGGTGTCCCGGCGCTCGACATCGCGGCGCACGTCGTCGGGCGCGATCGCCTCCTTCGGGCCGAGCCGGGTCGGCCGCAGGTGCGGCCTCGGGTCGCCGAGGCCGGGAGGCCAGGGACTGGACCCGCGGCGCCACCGGGCGGGAAGCCAGCGGGGAGCGTCGACGACCAGAACCCTGCCCACGCGCGGACTGTGCACGAGCGTTTGCAACATCCGCTCGGGCGGACGGGCGAGGCCACGAGCCGCTGCATCGGCGAGAGTCTCGGTGGAGAAGGTGAACACCACATCGGTCCGGGTGGTCGACCCGGACGGCGGTGGCGACGCGCGGTCGGTCATGCGTCGTCGATGGTGCGCACGACGCGGGCGGGGGCCCCGACGGCGATCGCTCGATCCGGGATGACGCCGCGCACGACCGAGTTGGCGCCGACGATGCTCTGTCGACCGACATCGGCTCCGGGCAGGAGAACGACGTTCTGGCCGAGCCATGCGCCCGCGCCGATTCGTACGGGTGCGATCGAGTCGATGCCCTGCTCGTGGATCGCCTTGTCGCCATCGGCGAACGCATGGCCGTGGTCGGCCACGTAGACGTTGCGGGCGAGAAGCGCGCCCTTCTCGATTCGGATCTCGGTCGCGCCGGAGATGACGCACATGCCCGACATTCGAACGTCGTCAGCGATGTCGATCACGACCTCGGACCGCTTCCCGGTGGACGACGGGTCGTCGATCACCTGGAGCCAGGAACTCGCACCGATGTACACGCCCGAGCCGATCCGGATGTGCTCGACGCCGCTCAGCCGGACCGGATGCGCGAGCACGCTGTGTGCTCCGAAGGACTCGAAGGCACCGCGTACCATCAGCGACGCGACCTTGTCCCGCACGCGGCCGTAGCCGCGATAGGCGCGATAGCCGACGCTAACCATCGATGAACTCCCGTATCGCGGCGATCAGCCGGGGGGAGGTCTGCGGTGAAGTGGGAGTGCCGGCTCGCAGTTCGGCTCGGTCATCGAGAAGTCGATGCAGCGCGGCGGCATCGTCGGCGACCCAGATCCCGTCTCGTTCACCGAAGCGGCGGGCCGTGTCGATCTGGTGGTTGTTGCGGGTCTCGCGTTGGTCGCCGTCGCGGGGAAAGATCACGAGCGGTGCGCCCAGCTCGAGACAGGTGATGATGGTGCCCATGCCGGCGTGGGCCACCGTGAGCTCCGCATCACGGATGCGGTCACGAAGGGTCTCGGGATCGAGCAGGGCGATGTGGGGGACCGACGCCGGCGGCGGGTCCTGGTCGCCGATCTGCACCAGCATCTCGACGGCGGGGTTGGCGCGTGCCCAGTCGTCGAGCGCGGAGACCAGCCGGGGGAACGGCATCTGCGCGCCGACCGTTGCGAGGATCATGCGACCGAGCCCTCGTAGGCAGGTCCGTCGGGGGTGGCGAGATGCTCCCACTGGGTGAGCCAGAGACCGGCGACCTTTCCGGCCCTGCGACCGGACAACGAGATCTCCTCACAGTTCGCGATGGAGTCGATCCAGATCCCGCGGGCGCGGACGAGACGTCCGAGCTGCAGGGCGATGACGCCCGGCGCGGCACCGGTGGAGATGATGACGTCGGGACGGTGGCGAACGATGATCCACGACAGCTGGAGCCCGAGCTTTACGAGTTTGTGACGATTCCAGCGCGTGGCGTCCTCGACCACGATGAGGCGATCGTCGTCGGCGAGATCGGCACGATACTCGGGACGGACGGTGACAAAGGTGACGTCGTGGCCTTCGAAGGCATCCCTCAGGCGCAACAGTTGCACCCAGTGGCCGCCACCGGATGCCACGGCCAGCACCCGTCGCCGCGATTGTTCACTCACCTGACACCCTTCCTGGGTTTCGACCTGTTACATTACACTTGCGTTACGGAGAGTCATGTTCGATGGGTGGTCACCCGATCGGCACTTCTCCTTCGGCACGTTCATCGCCCAGCAAAGGAAAGTGCTCCTGTGCAACACAAGGCTCTCACGATTCTGGCCGTACTCGCCTCCCTCGCCGTCACGCTCGTCCTGTCGACGCCTCCCGCGTCGGCTGCGTCGACATGGTACGTGAGTGCGTCCGGCTCGGGGAGCGACTGCTCCTCGGCCAAGCCGTGCGGCTCCTTCGAAGCCGCGCTCGGCAAAGCCCGCCCGGGTGACACCGTTCTCGTCCGCGCCGGTTCCTACCCCCTGCAGACGATCGATCGCAGTGTCAGCTGGGGCGCGTCTGCGTCCAACATCACGTTCCGCCCGACCGGTGGCAAGGTGACCGTGGGCGGAATCCGCAGCCACGTCCCCTCCCTCACCTTCCGAGGCTTCAACAACTCCGGCGTGATGTACTTCCACGCCGGAGCCGACGGCAATCAGGCAGTGGGCAACATCATCGAGCAGGCCTACGTCACGAGCGCCAACGGCACGGTGTGGCGAGGCAACATCATCGATCCCAGTACCGACGGGCCCGATG contains:
- a CDS encoding glycosyltransferase, coding for MILATVGAQMPFPRLVSALDDWARANPAVEMLVQIGDQDPPPASVPHIALLDPETLRDRIRDAELTVAHAGMGTIITCLELGAPLVIFPRDGDQRETRNNHQIDTARRFGERDGIWVADDAAALHRLLDDRAELRAGTPTSPQTSPRLIAAIREFIDG
- a CDS encoding acyltransferase, translated to MVSVGYRAYRGYGRVRDKVASLMVRGAFESFGAHSVLAHPVRLSGVEHIRIGSGVYIGASSWLQVIDDPSSTGKRSEVVIDIADDVRMSGMCVISGATEIRIEKGALLARNVYVADHGHAFADGDKAIHEQGIDSIAPVRIGAGAWLGQNVVLLPGADVGRQSIVGANSVVRGVIPDRAIAVGAPARVVRTIDDA
- a CDS encoding glycosyltransferase; the protein is MDSVSIGVPVWNGERYLETCVASLLDQTRPPDEIVISDNASTDGTGRIAAGLAAGEPSVRVVHHDVNIGAAGNFNTILDHVEADLFAWCPHDDVWSPGLLDQLAAAHHDTDVAVSYGNARHIDELGEDAGAPVAAIWTDAADPVDRLAELLADPIHSHLHVCNPILGLMRRTLLLETGLIRPFGGSDKVLIVEMAFRGRLAPVQAPFLRRVHASSSVRANPDSESRQRWFDPSAKGPALPESRLLGALWTAVGDAPLDGRQTRRARTLLARWAATGRRPLVVAGEARRWAAWRLATASRRRPFSSGGDGAS
- a CDS encoding lipopolysaccharide biosynthesis protein — encoded protein: MTSIRSSVGWNALSLGGRQGLRVVTSLVLAGVLGQENFGIVGMATVYVTFVVIFVQFGFGTALVQKPELTDGDIGAATRLSLGSGLMVAVLTLFVAPLIADFYRTDELTDVLRVLSVLVMLKALAIVPSSLLMREMRFRPLAAAEVAGSVAGAIVGITWAVTTKSYWAIVGQFIVTDAVTLVGILLVERRRRWQTSRADILELSGFGGKLLATNMLNFVSGNGDNVVVGRVEGPIPLADYSLSYRVLSLPLQVVGQTVARTILPTFSRLQHDRPAVADLYYRSQRAIAALVTGPLIVVALAADDAIPWAFGEEWSSAVTATQWIAVAGILRLVLGNAGATMVAMGHPGRQFWWSLVTTVASTIGFIVGVQWGIEGVAASIVILGVPLGLLGVVLVGRLIPVTPWGTLVRLVPIGLAGVTLLGIWWVAAGPTDDLPVVLALIIRCSVTSVAYLGLIAMIPAIRHDVTRMLRRLPPTDATIPAEPQETT
- a CDS encoding PKD domain-containing protein; translated protein: MIRRVAPALVVLAVVAAACGSEAPPRPALADGIVVNNEPIIVIPNQSVAIDLDGDGVETVTLSAADSFDPDPGGEIVEYHWTRGLDELAVTPELTEQFDVGEHIVTVSVLDDGGLTDIRSTVVRVLEPYTGTPESPDIDLWQGSEIGTGEAVAQRWFDVLGNVSDPDGIDSLVYSLNGAVPESLSFGPNSRRLVREGDFVIDILRSDLLEGVNTVEIRAVDKLGEATIALVQIDNVTPENPAARDLPLTVDWSEQELQGLVEIVDGNWRIEGEEVVIDDSAAGYDRLLAIGDTSMADFDVTTTVTPVALLENVGPFSNTPGFGYLLRWTGHSNSTTPNSQPLQGFRPDDTGNVAPIGGFSFYTFDGADGRLEMQDQAGEVKTFDESVQVRVGSSYRFRAQVQSYPGGAVYRAKLWSVGAGEPGWQVSSVAGQGTTEPPSGSLVLVAHEMTVRFGAVEISPIAAADRLTIDEVNSLRLLQS
- a CDS encoding glycosyltransferase family A protein, whose protein sequence is MSNTSEPEIAVVIPAYNRAATLGRAIESVLGQTRPPTEIVIVDDGSTDATAAVAAAYGPTVRVTTIENSGPAIARNVGVNATSAPWIAFLDSDDYWLPGHLSRIADAIAGTDGAANVYFADTSRPTAERNDASLYELADFTADDPWTLVDDATEWVIRPRQPTMLQSSVFARPAWDAVDGLWPELRSRHDTHVFLRLGIGGTMCAVAGVGCQMTDDDTSGNRQMDAMGTRSRRYWHHTVALYGDVLRRQGDALDTAQRRTLAVRLARGHLSLAKHDLRSHPIDGARHLVAAVRADRRTAFAPVLRRLPGGIRWTR